A section of the Tumebacillus amylolyticus genome encodes:
- a CDS encoding DUF1292 domain-containing protein, whose amino-acid sequence MSEVETNQVITLTDEEGQEHEFEVLEVIELEAKTYTILQPLEGAEEEAIILRLEKDAEGNDSLVGIEDDEEWEKVAEAYDTLLFEADNTDAE is encoded by the coding sequence ATGAGCGAAGTGGAAACCAACCAAGTTATCACCCTGACCGACGAAGAAGGTCAGGAACACGAATTTGAGGTCCTCGAAGTTATCGAACTCGAAGCGAAGACCTACACGATCCTCCAACCGCTCGAAGGCGCAGAGGAAGAAGCGATCATCCTCCGACTGGAGAAGGACGCAGAAGGCAACGACTCCCTCGTAGGCATCGAAGACGATGAAGAGTGGGAGAAAGTTGCAGAAGCGTACGACACCCTCCTCTTCGAAGCAGACAACACCGACGCTGAGTAA
- the ruvX gene encoding Holliday junction resolvase RuvX, translating to MNTHRVMGIDYGDVRIGIAVSDLMGWTAQGLETIHRKGEEHDLGRIGELISQYDVDKIVLGFPKNMNNTIGPRGELSQQFAEILKEKFGLPVLLWDERLSTMAAERMLVSADVSRKKRKQVVDKMAAAIILQNYLDSQQN from the coding sequence ATGAATACACACCGTGTAATGGGCATCGACTATGGCGATGTGCGCATTGGAATTGCCGTTTCCGACCTGATGGGCTGGACAGCCCAAGGTTTGGAGACCATCCACCGCAAGGGCGAGGAACACGACCTCGGGCGCATCGGCGAGTTGATTTCCCAATATGACGTGGACAAAATCGTACTGGGGTTCCCCAAGAACATGAACAATACGATCGGTCCACGTGGTGAACTGAGCCAACAGTTCGCCGAGATTTTGAAGGAAAAATTCGGTTTGCCCGTACTTCTCTGGGACGAGCGGTTATCGACGATGGCCGCAGAGCGTATGCTTGTATCAGCGGATGTGAGCCGCAAGAAGCGCAAGCAGGTCGTGGACAAAATGGCCGCGGCGATCATCTTGCAGAATTACTTAGACTCTCAACAAAACTAG
- a CDS encoding IreB family regulatory phosphoprotein codes for MANDRTIHWGSRHEENEARRALTIAADAMRQKGYNPVSQISGYLMSGDPAYITNHNSARNLLKSLEREELLQELVRFYLRDQP; via the coding sequence ATGGCCAATGATCGAACGATCCACTGGGGGTCGCGTCATGAGGAGAACGAAGCGCGTCGGGCGCTGACGATCGCCGCAGACGCGATGAGACAGAAGGGCTACAACCCTGTCTCCCAGATTTCCGGCTACCTGATGTCGGGTGACCCGGCTTACATTACCAACCACAACTCCGCGCGAAACCTGCTCAAGAGCCTCGAACGCGAGGAACTTTTGCAAGAGTTGGTGCGCTTCTATCTGAGGGATCAACCATGA
- a CDS encoding AI-2E family transporter, protein MLDLKRGRTLYLALVTLVILACVWLLWEMREVLKLLGSILGSVLAPFLISVIIAYLLNPLVHLLQRRGMPRGMSIVVIYIVFFLFASAALVNMIPMFIDQLRELGEKLPALIKQVEGWMNDFHENKRFLPLAVRNAVDSNLGALEVKATASISHILEQAGVAVEGMAGAFVVPFLVFYMLKDVKGIERAVIAFFPKGNRQEVIRLIRSVDEALGNYIRGQLLVALLVGVLAYVGYLIIHMPYGFLLALIVSITNIIPYVGPFIGAAPAILLGFTVSPMMALKVLILNVIIQQLEGNVISPLLIGRSLKLHPMLIIFALLLGGEMFGMLGLILCIPVVAVGKVILQHLVLHYMKR, encoded by the coding sequence ATGTTGGATCTAAAGCGCGGCCGTACGCTCTACCTTGCGCTGGTCACATTGGTGATTCTCGCCTGTGTCTGGTTGCTGTGGGAAATGCGCGAGGTCTTAAAATTGCTCGGAAGCATCCTCGGCAGCGTGCTGGCACCGTTTTTGATCTCCGTCATCATCGCCTACCTGCTCAACCCGCTGGTTCATCTCCTGCAACGTCGGGGCATGCCGCGGGGGATGAGCATCGTGGTCATCTACATCGTGTTTTTCCTGTTTGCAAGTGCCGCGTTGGTCAACATGATTCCGATGTTTATCGACCAACTGCGAGAACTTGGGGAGAAATTGCCGGCCTTGATTAAGCAAGTCGAGGGTTGGATGAACGACTTCCATGAGAACAAGCGCTTTTTGCCGCTGGCTGTGCGCAATGCCGTCGATTCCAACCTCGGAGCTTTGGAGGTCAAGGCGACGGCGTCGATCTCGCATATCCTCGAACAGGCGGGTGTGGCGGTGGAAGGGATGGCGGGGGCGTTTGTGGTGCCGTTTCTCGTGTTCTACATGCTCAAGGACGTCAAAGGGATCGAGCGTGCGGTGATCGCCTTTTTCCCCAAGGGCAATCGACAGGAGGTCATCCGCCTGATTCGAAGCGTGGACGAGGCGCTGGGGAATTACATACGCGGTCAATTGTTGGTCGCGTTGCTCGTCGGTGTACTCGCGTACGTCGGGTACTTGATCATCCACATGCCATATGGGTTTCTACTGGCTTTGATCGTCTCGATTACCAACATCATTCCGTATGTCGGCCCCTTCATCGGCGCGGCACCGGCGATTCTGCTCGGGTTCACCGTGTCGCCGATGATGGCTCTGAAAGTGCTGATCCTCAATGTCATCATCCAGCAACTCGAAGGCAACGTGATTTCACCGCTCCTGATCGGGAGAAGCCTCAAACTGCATCCGATGCTGATCATCTTCGCCCTGTTGCTTGGCGGCGAGATGTTCGGGATGCTCGGATTGATCCTCTGCATCCCGGTGGTTGCTGTCGGCAAAGTGATCCTCCAGCATCTGGTCTTGCACTACATGAAACGTTGA
- a CDS encoding UbiA-like polyprenyltransferase, which produces MSKIRLFMKLIMFEHTIFALPYAYIGMVMASYYANHMWPGWGNVFWVTLAMVGARSAAMGLNRVIDAAIDAKNPRTANREIPRGAIKMAEAWLFILLSFALLGVSAWMLNPLCFKLMPIAVFFLVLYPYCKRFTWACHLVLGIADALAPLGGWIAITGKFDTPALLLGGAVAVWIAAFDVIYACQDVEFDRANKIHSIPARFGIRNGLWISRFMHIATIVLFALVPLYVDLGALYWIGVGAVAGLLFFEHRIISPNDMSKIDIAFFTVNSYVASVAFVFTLGDIAIKLW; this is translated from the coding sequence ATGTCCAAAATTCGTCTGTTCATGAAGCTGATCATGTTTGAACATACGATCTTCGCCTTGCCGTACGCGTACATCGGGATGGTGATGGCGTCCTATTATGCAAACCACATGTGGCCAGGTTGGGGCAATGTGTTCTGGGTGACGCTGGCGATGGTCGGCGCACGCAGTGCCGCGATGGGCTTAAACCGCGTCATCGACGCAGCCATTGATGCCAAGAACCCTCGCACGGCGAACCGCGAGATTCCACGCGGTGCGATCAAGATGGCGGAAGCGTGGCTGTTCATCCTCTTGTCGTTCGCGTTGCTTGGCGTCTCGGCGTGGATGCTCAACCCGCTGTGCTTCAAATTGATGCCGATTGCGGTGTTTTTCCTCGTGCTGTACCCGTATTGCAAGCGTTTCACGTGGGCGTGCCACCTCGTGCTCGGCATCGCCGACGCGTTGGCTCCGCTGGGTGGTTGGATTGCCATCACCGGCAAATTCGATACGCCGGCTCTGTTGCTCGGCGGTGCGGTCGCGGTCTGGATTGCGGCGTTTGACGTCATCTACGCGTGCCAAGACGTCGAGTTCGACCGTGCGAACAAAATTCACTCCATCCCGGCGCGATTCGGGATTCGCAACGGTCTGTGGATCTCCCGTTTCATGCACATCGCAACGATTGTGCTGTTTGCATTGGTGCCGCTCTATGTGGATCTCGGTGCGCTGTATTGGATCGGGGTCGGGGCCGTGGCGGGGCTCTTGTTCTTCGAGCACCGCATCATCTCTCCGAATGACATGAGCAAGATCGACATCGCGTTTTTCACCGTGAATTCCTACGTCGCATCGGTGGCGTTCGTGTTTACGTTGGGAGACATCGCGATCAAACTGTGGTAA
- a CDS encoding DUF116 domain-containing protein, translated as MSNVVETSVDASPEVTISPRKLGDTWDGWAGEVEENNGDLETSPWYFLSFATTVLLALTAIVWTALFLVEPRLAELPVWLSRSVSMSVWGVLSAVNLMFALVVLTVATGKNFVPFMKGRHIALSSIIPWSVKAGKLFGLSKDRIANSVLQVGNRLTVANQGVIERDELLILLPRCLDKQTRDDIKLMTSKYDIDFHICAGGQMARQLLVEKKPKGVIAVACERDLMAGVQDVKAAVPVIAIANKRPEGPCRNTNINMTEMENAIRMYLGKELLPVERELVEQN; from the coding sequence ATGTCAAACGTAGTAGAAACGTCTGTTGATGCAAGCCCGGAAGTCACGATCTCCCCGCGCAAACTCGGGGATACGTGGGACGGTTGGGCTGGAGAAGTAGAAGAGAACAACGGTGACCTCGAGACCAGCCCTTGGTACTTTTTGAGTTTTGCAACCACCGTGCTGCTGGCGCTGACTGCGATCGTCTGGACAGCGCTGTTCCTCGTCGAACCGCGCCTCGCTGAACTCCCGGTCTGGCTCTCCCGTTCGGTTTCCATGAGCGTCTGGGGTGTGCTGTCGGCGGTAAACTTGATGTTTGCATTGGTCGTGCTGACCGTCGCCACCGGAAAAAACTTTGTGCCGTTCATGAAGGGACGTCACATCGCGCTGTCTTCGATCATCCCGTGGTCGGTCAAAGCGGGCAAACTGTTTGGCCTCTCCAAAGACCGAATCGCAAACTCCGTCTTGCAAGTCGGCAATCGATTGACCGTTGCCAACCAAGGTGTCATCGAACGGGATGAATTGCTGATCCTGCTCCCGCGCTGTCTGGACAAACAAACCCGAGACGATATCAAGTTGATGACCAGCAAGTATGACATCGATTTCCACATCTGTGCAGGTGGTCAGATGGCTCGCCAACTGCTCGTCGAGAAAAAACCCAAGGGCGTGATCGCCGTCGCTTGCGAGCGTGACCTCATGGCGGGCGTTCAAGACGTCAAAGCGGCCGTTCCGGTCATTGCCATCGCCAACAAACGCCCAGAAGGTCCTTGTCGCAACACCAACATCAACATGACGGAAATGGAAAATGCGATCCGAATGTACCTTGGCAAAGAACTTCTCCCCGTGGAACGAGAATTGGTTGAACAAAACTAA
- a CDS encoding LysM peptidoglycan-binding domain-containing protein has product MHVYIVQPGDTLSEVAERFHVTAERLSEANDLPPAPYLLPGSALCIPSELHVAGTDGFTTVEVQPGETLRSLSERWNLPLTWLACCNHLYEGRVEAGDLLLIPRRDTRTEEKRHLPLAAMEPCVGMPPVAHALRDGLKVDAAGHLHLPHSRLGEKVLYVCSLDGPPNILQDVAKAILRSDFAQGQMLDEMALRLRADGGVGVVFQWQAVRSDVERAYLNLVREAGRRLRPMGLIVGLHLASDSPLLRRKHSLTEVFTHVDHIYYEPVRTKPRDGEDFFRKAPPPLLGLDDVQSSLERVDGLLPAAKTWLTLRPSGAFVERRRVLQPLSPHQALQFAYQHGFAISHDRGSELAWFRCSGGEGGTAVWHEDLWSMLRKLELVETLKLQGLALWESGAYLPELWEYIRGEYETRE; this is encoded by the coding sequence ATGCATGTCTACATCGTCCAGCCGGGTGATACGTTGTCGGAGGTGGCCGAGAGATTCCACGTCACCGCTGAGAGACTTTCCGAGGCGAACGATCTCCCGCCCGCCCCGTATCTGCTCCCAGGGTCTGCGCTTTGCATCCCGTCCGAGTTGCACGTTGCGGGCACGGACGGTTTTACCACGGTAGAAGTTCAGCCGGGCGAAACGTTGCGCAGTCTCAGCGAGCGCTGGAACTTGCCGCTGACGTGGCTCGCTTGTTGCAATCACCTGTATGAAGGACGCGTGGAAGCAGGCGACCTCCTGCTGATCCCGCGACGAGATACACGGACAGAGGAAAAAAGGCACCTGCCGCTCGCGGCGATGGAGCCTTGTGTTGGGATGCCCCCGGTCGCCCATGCACTTCGCGACGGGTTGAAAGTCGATGCCGCCGGGCATCTGCATCTCCCGCATTCCCGCTTGGGGGAGAAGGTGTTGTATGTCTGCTCGTTGGATGGACCCCCGAACATCTTGCAAGATGTGGCGAAGGCGATCCTGCGAAGTGACTTTGCGCAAGGGCAGATGTTGGATGAGATGGCGCTTCGTCTGCGGGCGGATGGCGGCGTGGGAGTGGTGTTCCAATGGCAGGCGGTGCGGTCGGATGTCGAGCGTGCGTATCTGAACTTGGTGCGCGAGGCCGGTCGTCGTCTGCGCCCGATGGGGTTGATCGTGGGCTTGCATCTTGCCTCCGACTCTCCGCTTCTGCGCCGCAAGCACTCCCTGACCGAAGTCTTCACGCATGTCGATCACATCTACTATGAACCGGTGAGGACGAAGCCGCGGGACGGCGAGGACTTTTTTCGCAAAGCACCTCCTCCCCTGCTCGGTCTCGACGATGTACAGTCGTCGCTCGAGCGCGTTGACGGTTTGTTGCCCGCTGCCAAGACGTGGCTGACACTCCGTCCGTCAGGTGCCTTCGTAGAGCGTCGTCGGGTGCTCCAACCCCTCTCTCCACACCAAGCGTTGCAGTTCGCCTACCAGCACGGGTTTGCGATCTCTCACGACCGGGGCAGCGAGCTGGCTTGGTTTCGCTGCAGCGGCGGAGAGGGGGGAACGGCTGTGTGGCACGAAGACCTCTGGAGCATGCTCCGCAAATTGGAGTTGGTGGAAACGCTCAAGTTGCAAGGTCTCGCCCTCTGGGAGTCCGGCGCGTATCTGCCCGAGCTCTGGGAGTACATCCGCGGCGAGTATGAAACACGTGAATGA
- a CDS encoding redoxin domain-containing protein, protein MPMRLGTERPEIVGATEWFAQDKLPADLTGKTVLVHFWAVSCHICHETMPELIKYRDQYKEHGLQLIGVHQPRYEADSEIAKIQADVEKYGIDHPLAVDNEQKIAGAYQNEYVPAFYLFGPDGKLFFRTAGDKGFEKLQPKIEQVLGLQG, encoded by the coding sequence ATGCCGATGCGTTTAGGTACCGAGCGGCCGGAGATTGTCGGCGCAACCGAATGGTTCGCGCAGGACAAGTTGCCGGCTGATCTGACGGGCAAGACGGTTCTCGTTCACTTCTGGGCAGTCTCGTGCCACATCTGTCACGAGACGATGCCGGAGTTGATCAAGTACCGCGATCAGTACAAGGAACACGGTCTGCAACTGATCGGTGTCCACCAGCCGCGCTACGAAGCAGATTCCGAGATCGCCAAGATCCAGGCAGATGTGGAGAAGTACGGCATCGACCACCCGCTGGCGGTGGACAACGAGCAGAAGATTGCAGGAGCGTACCAGAACGAGTACGTCCCGGCGTTCTACTTGTTCGGTCCGGACGGCAAGCTGTTCTTCCGTACGGCCGGCGACAAGGGCTTCGAAAAGCTCCAGCCCAAGATTGAGCAAGTCTTGGGATTGCAAGGCTGA
- a CDS encoding peroxiredoxin has protein sequence MSRLVGKKAPEFNMLTTKNMDTLAERVTNETYKGKYLVLFFYPLDFTFVCPTEIIALSDAAAEFEQLGAEILGVSTDSVHSHKAWINTPRDQNGLGQLNYPLAADNTQQVARDFGVLLEDEGIALRGLFIIDPEGIVQHATINSLNVGRNVDEVLRVLEAIQTGGLCPANWKKGEATL, from the coding sequence ATGTCTCGTCTCGTTGGTAAGAAAGCTCCGGAATTTAACATGCTGACCACGAAAAACATGGACACCCTCGCTGAGCGTGTCACGAACGAAACCTACAAAGGCAAATACTTGGTGCTGTTCTTCTACCCGCTCGACTTCACCTTCGTTTGCCCGACCGAAATCATCGCGCTGTCCGATGCAGCAGCTGAGTTCGAACAACTCGGCGCTGAAATCCTCGGCGTTTCCACCGATTCCGTTCACTCCCACAAAGCATGGATCAACACCCCGCGCGACCAAAACGGTCTGGGCCAACTCAACTACCCGCTCGCAGCTGACAACACCCAGCAAGTTGCTCGTGACTTCGGCGTCCTGCTCGAAGACGAAGGTATCGCACTGCGCGGTCTCTTCATCATCGACCCGGAAGGCATCGTTCAACACGCTACCATCAACTCCCTGAACGTGGGTCGTAACGTTGACGAAGTTCTGCGCGTTCTGGAAGCGATCCAAACCGGCGGTCTGTGCCCGGCGAACTGGAAAAAAGGCGAAGCAACCCTGTAA